The following are encoded together in the Serratia nematodiphila DZ0503SBS1 genome:
- the tesA gene encoding multifunctional acyl-CoA thioesterase I/protease I/lysophospholipase L1: MNFKNVFRWHLPFLLLLGLFSLRAAAADTLLILGDSLSAGYRLPIERAWPTLLAEQWQKKPGAPQLVNASISGDTAAQGLARLPALLKQHQPHWVLIELGANDGLRGFPAQDVQRDLGQIITRVQQAGAQPLLMQIRIPPNYGRRYTEAFSAVYPALAKQFNIPLLPFYMEQVVVKPEWMQDDGLHPNGDAQPFIATWMAKRLEPLVKHESH; the protein is encoded by the coding sequence ATGAACTTCAAGAACGTTTTCCGCTGGCATCTTCCCTTCCTTTTGCTGTTGGGATTATTCAGTTTACGCGCTGCCGCCGCCGATACCTTATTGATTTTGGGCGACAGTTTAAGCGCCGGCTATCGCCTGCCGATCGAGCGGGCCTGGCCGACGCTGTTGGCCGAACAGTGGCAGAAAAAACCGGGCGCGCCGCAGCTGGTCAACGCCAGCATCAGCGGCGACACCGCCGCACAGGGGCTGGCGCGTCTGCCCGCGCTGCTGAAACAGCATCAGCCGCACTGGGTGCTGATCGAGCTGGGCGCCAACGACGGCCTGCGCGGCTTCCCGGCGCAGGACGTACAGCGCGATCTCGGCCAAATCATCACACGGGTGCAGCAGGCCGGCGCGCAGCCGCTGCTGATGCAGATCCGCATCCCGCCTAACTACGGCCGCCGCTATACCGAGGCGTTCAGCGCCGTCTACCCGGCGCTGGCCAAGCAGTTCAACATTCCGCTGCTGCCGTTCTATATGGAACAGGTGGTGGTAAAGCCGGAATGGATGCAGGATGACGGATTGCACCCCAATGGGGACGCTCAGCCGTTTATCGCCACCTGGATGGCGAAGCGCCTGGAACCGCTAGTAAAGCATGAGTCTCACTAA
- the ppiB gene encoding peptidylprolyl isomerase B, translating into MVTFHTNHGDIVIKTFADKAPVTVENFLNYCRAGFYDNTIFHRVINGFMIQGGGFEPGMNQKATNAAIKNEANNGLKNTIGTLAMARTNDPHSATAQFFINVADNDFLNFRGENVQGWGYCVFAEVVEGMDVVNKIKGVKTGRSGMHQDVPVEDVVINSVTVSE; encoded by the coding sequence ATGGTTACTTTCCACACCAATCACGGCGATATCGTTATCAAGACCTTTGCTGACAAAGCGCCGGTTACCGTTGAAAACTTCCTGAACTACTGCCGCGCCGGTTTCTACGACAACACCATCTTCCACCGTGTGATCAACGGCTTCATGATCCAGGGCGGCGGTTTCGAGCCGGGCATGAACCAGAAAGCGACCAACGCGGCCATCAAGAACGAAGCCAACAACGGTTTGAAAAACACCATCGGCACCCTGGCAATGGCGCGCACCAACGATCCGCACTCCGCCACCGCACAGTTCTTCATCAACGTGGCCGACAACGACTTCCTGAACTTCCGCGGCGAAAACGTACAGGGCTGGGGCTACTGCGTGTTCGCTGAAGTGGTTGAAGGCATGGACGTGGTCAACAAGATCAAAGGCGTGAAAACCGGCCGCAGCGGCATGCACCAGGACGTACCGGTAGAAGACGTCGTCATCAACAGCGTGACCGTCAGCGAGTAA
- a CDS encoding SDR family oxidoreductase: MQKAVLITGCSSGIGLIAAQDLRNRGYRVLAACRKPQDVENMRQLGLEGIELDLDDSASVERAAAEVIALTDGRLYGLFNNGGFGVYGPLSRISRSQLERQFATNLFGTHQLTQLLLPAMLPHGEGRIIQTSSVMGLVSSAGRGAYAASKFALEAWSDALRMELHGSGIQVSLIEPGPISTHFSQNVNQAQSDKPVHNPGIAKRLTLPPEAILPKLRHALESPRAKLRYPVTLLAHAMSVLRRILPGRCLDWLLRSNA, translated from the coding sequence ATGCAAAAAGCGGTATTGATAACCGGCTGTTCCAGCGGGATTGGCTTGATTGCGGCGCAGGATCTGCGCAACCGCGGCTACCGGGTGCTGGCCGCCTGCCGTAAGCCGCAGGACGTGGAAAACATGCGCCAGCTCGGGCTGGAAGGCATCGAGCTGGATCTGGACGACAGCGCCAGCGTCGAGCGCGCCGCCGCCGAGGTGATCGCGCTGACCGACGGCCGCCTGTACGGCCTGTTCAATAACGGGGGGTTCGGCGTTTACGGCCCGCTCAGCCGCATTTCGCGCAGCCAGCTGGAGCGGCAGTTCGCCACCAACCTGTTCGGCACCCACCAGCTAACCCAGCTGCTGTTGCCGGCAATGCTGCCGCACGGCGAAGGGCGCATCATTCAAACCAGCTCGGTGATGGGTCTGGTCTCCAGCGCCGGGCGCGGCGCCTACGCCGCCAGCAAGTTCGCGCTGGAAGCCTGGTCGGACGCGCTGCGCATGGAGCTGCACGGCAGCGGCATTCAGGTCAGCCTGATCGAACCGGGGCCAATCTCCACCCACTTTAGCCAGAACGTCAACCAGGCGCAGAGCGACAAGCCGGTGCACAACCCCGGCATCGCCAAGCGCCTGACGCTGCCGCCGGAGGCCATTCTGCCCAAACTGCGCCACGCGCTGGAAAGCCCGCGCGCCAAACTGCGCTATCCGGTCACCCTGCTGGCGCACGCGATGAGCGTGCTGCGCCGCATTTTGCCGGGCCGCTGTCTGGATTGGCTGCTGCGCAGCAACGCTTAA
- the ybbP gene encoding putative ABC transporter permease subunit YbbP, protein MIWRWFWREWRSPSLLIVWLALTLSVACVLALGSISDRMDKGLSQQSRDFIAGDRVLRSAHPVPEGWLLDAQQQGLKVSRQLSFTTMTYAGDRPQLADVKATDLAYPLYGKLETRPANIKPEPGSVLVAPRLLALLNVKVGDSLEVGDTTLRIAGEIIQEPDAGFNPFQTAPRIMINLADVDKTGAVQPGSRLTYRYMFAGAEPDIQRYEERLAPQLTPDQRWFGLQESGSALGKSLQRSQQFLLLSALLTLLLSIAAVAVAMSHYCRSRYDLIAVLKTLGAGRGALRKLIVGQWLAVMALAAACGGAIGLAFEALLIRLLKPVLPAALPAAGAWPWLWALGALVLISLLVGLRPYRQLLATQPLRVLRRDVTANVWPLRYFLPVTAAIVVALLVALMGASTLLWAILAGMAVLALLLGGIGWGSLLLLRRITLKSLALRLAVNRLLHQPWVTISQLAAFSLSFMLLALLLVLRGDLLERWQQQLPPDSPNYFLLNMTEAQVPQVKAFLQQHQIKPETYYPIVRVRLTEINQQLATERVHEDDPGGEAVNRELNLTWLADLPDHNPLVAGNWPPKTGEVSMDEGIAGRLKIKLGDTLTFSGDTQAFSAKVTSLRQVDWESLKPNFYFIFPPGALDGQPQTWLTSFRYDGDGQMLTQLNRQFPTLSLLDIGAILKQVGGVLQQVSRALEVMVVLVVLCGGLLLLAQVQVGMRQRRQELVVYRTLGAGKRLLRRTLWCEFALLGLVAGIAAAVGAEAALWLLQSRVFDFPWTPTPVLWWALPLASALLLSLCGGWLGVRLLRGKALFRSYEG, encoded by the coding sequence ATGATCTGGCGCTGGTTCTGGCGCGAATGGCGCTCGCCGTCGCTGCTGATCGTGTGGCTGGCGCTGACGCTCTCCGTCGCCTGCGTGCTGGCGCTTGGCAGCATCAGCGATCGCATGGACAAAGGGCTCAGCCAGCAGAGCCGCGATTTTATCGCCGGCGATCGGGTGCTGCGCAGCGCGCATCCGGTGCCGGAAGGCTGGCTATTGGACGCGCAGCAGCAGGGGCTGAAGGTGAGCCGTCAGCTGTCGTTCACCACCATGACCTATGCCGGCGATCGGCCGCAGCTGGCGGACGTGAAAGCCACCGATTTGGCCTATCCGCTGTACGGCAAGCTGGAAACGCGCCCGGCCAACATCAAACCCGAACCGGGCAGCGTGCTGGTGGCGCCGCGTTTGTTGGCGCTGCTGAACGTGAAAGTGGGGGATTCGCTGGAGGTGGGCGACACTACGCTTCGCATCGCCGGTGAAATCATTCAGGAGCCGGATGCCGGCTTCAATCCGTTCCAGACCGCGCCGCGCATCATGATCAACCTGGCGGACGTCGATAAGACCGGCGCGGTGCAGCCGGGCAGCCGCCTGACCTACCGCTACATGTTCGCCGGCGCTGAGCCGGATATTCAGCGTTACGAGGAACGGCTGGCGCCGCAGTTGACGCCGGATCAGCGCTGGTTCGGGCTGCAGGAATCCGGCAGCGCGCTCGGCAAGTCGCTGCAGCGCTCCCAACAGTTCCTGCTGCTGTCGGCCCTGCTGACGCTGCTGTTGTCGATCGCCGCCGTGGCGGTGGCGATGAGCCACTATTGCCGCAGCCGTTACGATCTGATCGCGGTGCTGAAAACCCTCGGTGCCGGGCGCGGCGCGCTGCGTAAATTGATCGTCGGCCAGTGGCTGGCGGTGATGGCGCTGGCGGCGGCGTGCGGCGGGGCGATCGGGCTGGCGTTTGAAGCGTTGCTGATCCGCCTGCTGAAGCCGGTATTACCGGCTGCATTGCCTGCCGCCGGCGCCTGGCCGTGGCTGTGGGCGCTCGGCGCGCTGGTGCTGATCTCGCTGCTGGTCGGGCTGCGGCCGTATCGCCAGCTGCTGGCCACCCAGCCGCTGCGGGTGCTGCGCCGAGACGTGACGGCCAACGTCTGGCCGCTGCGCTACTTCTTGCCGGTGACGGCGGCGATCGTGGTGGCGCTGTTGGTGGCGCTGATGGGGGCCAGCACGCTGCTGTGGGCGATCCTGGCTGGCATGGCGGTGCTGGCGCTGCTGCTGGGCGGCATCGGCTGGGGCAGCCTGCTGTTGTTGCGCCGCATCACGCTCAAGAGCCTGGCGCTGCGGCTGGCGGTCAACCGCCTGCTGCACCAGCCGTGGGTGACCATCAGCCAGCTGGCGGCGTTTTCGCTGTCGTTCATGCTGTTGGCGCTGCTGTTGGTGCTGCGCGGCGATCTGCTCGAACGCTGGCAGCAACAGCTGCCGCCGGACAGCCCGAACTATTTCCTGCTCAATATGACCGAGGCGCAGGTGCCGCAGGTGAAAGCCTTCCTGCAGCAGCACCAGATCAAGCCGGAAACCTATTATCCGATCGTCCGGGTGCGCCTGACCGAGATAAACCAGCAGCTGGCGACCGAGCGGGTGCATGAAGACGATCCGGGCGGCGAGGCGGTGAACCGCGAGCTTAACCTGACCTGGTTGGCCGATCTGCCGGATCACAATCCGCTGGTGGCGGGCAATTGGCCGCCGAAAACCGGTGAGGTTTCAATGGATGAAGGCATCGCCGGGCGGCTGAAGATCAAGCTGGGCGATACGCTGACCTTCAGCGGCGATACCCAGGCGTTCAGTGCCAAAGTTACCAGCCTGCGCCAGGTGGATTGGGAAAGCCTGAAGCCGAACTTTTACTTTATCTTCCCGCCGGGCGCATTGGACGGCCAGCCGCAGACCTGGCTCACCAGCTTCCGCTACGACGGTGACGGCCAGATGCTGACCCAGCTCAATCGCCAGTTCCCGACGCTCAGCCTGCTGGACATCGGCGCGATCCTGAAACAGGTCGGCGGCGTGCTGCAACAGGTCAGTCGCGCGCTGGAGGTGATGGTGGTGCTGGTAGTGCTGTGCGGCGGCCTGCTGCTGCTGGCGCAGGTGCAGGTCGGCATGCGTCAGCGGCGGCAGGAGTTGGTGGTGTACCGTACGCTGGGGGCCGGCAAACGGCTGCTGCGCCGCACGCTGTGGTGCGAGTTTGCCCTGCTGGGGTTGGTAGCGGGCATCGCGGCGGCGGTGGGCGCCGAGGCGGCACTGTGGCTACTGCAGAGCCGGGTGTTTGACTTCCCGTGGACGCCGACGCCGGTGCTGTGGTGGGCGCTGCCGCTGGCCAGCGCGCTGCTGCTGTCGCTGTGCGGCGGCTGGCTGGGCGTGCGCCTGCTGCGCGGCAAGGCGCTGTTCCGCAGTTATGAGGGCTAG
- the ybbA gene encoding putative ABC transporter ATP-binding protein YbbA, producing MPAENVLEVHHLSKHVGQGEHQLTILTGVELLVKPAQTIALIGESGSGKSTLLGILAGLDDGSEGEVRLLGESLTALDEEGRAALRARNVGFVFQSFMLVPTLNALENVQLPALLRGESDRQSREQAVQLLEQLGLGKRLDHLPAQLSGGEQQRVALARAFSGRPRVLFADEPTGNLDRQTGDRIADLLFSLNRDFDTTLILVTHDETLAARCQRRLRLREGKLWEEA from the coding sequence ATGCCAGCGGAAAACGTTCTTGAAGTTCATCATCTTAGTAAACACGTTGGTCAGGGTGAGCATCAGCTCACCATCCTCACCGGAGTCGAGCTGCTTGTCAAACCCGCGCAGACGATCGCCCTGATCGGCGAATCCGGATCGGGGAAATCGACCTTGCTGGGCATTTTGGCCGGGCTGGACGACGGCAGCGAGGGCGAGGTGCGTTTGCTCGGCGAGTCGCTGACCGCGTTGGACGAAGAGGGGCGCGCTGCGCTGCGCGCCAGGAACGTCGGCTTTGTGTTTCAGTCGTTCATGTTGGTGCCGACGCTGAACGCGCTGGAGAACGTGCAGCTGCCGGCGCTGCTGCGCGGCGAGAGCGACAGGCAGAGTCGCGAGCAGGCGGTGCAGTTACTGGAACAGCTGGGGCTGGGCAAACGTCTCGATCACCTGCCGGCGCAGCTGTCCGGCGGCGAGCAGCAGCGCGTGGCGCTGGCGCGCGCCTTCAGCGGCCGGCCGCGGGTGCTGTTCGCCGATGAACCGACCGGCAACCTCGATCGTCAGACCGGCGATCGCATCGCCGACCTGCTGTTCTCTCTCAACCGCGATTTTGACACCACCCTGATCCTGGTGACCCATGACGAAACCCTGGCGGCGCGCTGCCAGCGGCGGCTGCGGCTGCGTGAAGGCAAGCTGTGGGAGGAAGCATGA
- the cysS gene encoding cysteine--tRNA ligase yields the protein MLKIFNTLSRQKEEFKPIHAGKVGMYVCGVTIYDLCHIGHGRTFVAFDVVARYLRYLGYSLNYVRNVTDVDDKIIRRAAENHETCDQLTERMLAEMHADFDALLIDRPDSEPRATQHIAEIIEITQRLIDRDHAYVASNGDVMFSIDSDPQYGLLSRQDLEQLQAGARVEIDDVKRNPMDFVLWKMSKPGEPSWQSPWGPGRPGWHIECSAMNCKQLGTHFDIHGGGSDLMFPHHENEIAQSSCAHDGPYVNYWMHSGMVMIDKEKMSKSLDNFFTIRDVLGHYDAETVRYFLMSGHYRSQLNYSEENLKQARTALERLYTALRGTDADAEPAGGEAFEARFREAMDDDFNTPEAYSALFDLAREVNRLKSEDMAAANGMAAELRKLAKVLGLLQQEPEQFLQGGAQVDDGEVAEIEALIKQRNEARAAKDWALADAARDRLNEMNIVLEDGPQGTTWRRK from the coding sequence ATGCTAAAGATTTTTAATACCCTGAGTCGTCAAAAAGAGGAATTCAAACCCATTCATGCCGGGAAAGTGGGCATGTACGTGTGCGGGGTAACCATCTATGACCTGTGTCACATCGGCCACGGTCGTACCTTTGTCGCTTTCGACGTGGTGGCACGTTATCTGCGCTATCTCGGCTATTCGCTGAACTACGTGCGCAACGTCACCGACGTAGACGACAAAATCATTCGCCGCGCGGCGGAAAATCATGAGACCTGCGACCAGCTGACCGAACGCATGCTGGCGGAAATGCATGCCGACTTCGACGCGTTGCTGATCGATCGCCCGGACAGCGAACCGCGCGCGACCCAGCACATCGCCGAGATCATCGAGATCACCCAGCGCCTTATCGATCGCGATCACGCCTATGTGGCCAGCAACGGCGACGTGATGTTCTCCATCGACAGCGATCCGCAGTACGGCCTGCTATCGCGCCAGGATCTGGAGCAGCTGCAGGCCGGCGCGCGCGTGGAGATCGACGACGTGAAGCGTAACCCGATGGACTTCGTGCTGTGGAAAATGTCCAAGCCGGGCGAGCCGAGCTGGCAGTCGCCGTGGGGGCCGGGCCGTCCGGGCTGGCACATCGAATGCTCCGCCATGAACTGCAAACAGCTGGGCACCCACTTCGATATCCACGGCGGCGGTTCCGATCTGATGTTCCCGCACCACGAGAACGAGATCGCGCAGTCAAGCTGCGCCCACGACGGCCCGTACGTCAATTACTGGATGCACTCCGGCATGGTGATGATCGACAAAGAGAAGATGTCCAAATCGCTGGATAACTTCTTCACCATTCGCGACGTGCTCGGCCATTACGATGCGGAGACGGTGCGTTACTTCCTGATGTCCGGGCACTATCGCAGCCAGCTGAACTACAGCGAAGAGAACCTTAAGCAGGCGCGCACCGCGCTGGAGCGCCTCTATACCGCGCTGCGCGGCACCGACGCCGATGCCGAGCCGGCCGGCGGTGAAGCGTTCGAAGCCCGCTTCCGCGAAGCGATGGACGACGACTTCAACACTCCGGAAGCCTACTCGGCGCTGTTCGATCTGGCGCGCGAGGTTAACCGCCTGAAGAGCGAAGACATGGCGGCGGCCAACGGCATGGCGGCGGAGCTGCGCAAGCTGGCGAAAGTGCTCGGCCTGCTGCAGCAAGAGCCGGAGCAGTTCCTGCAAGGGGGCGCACAGGTTGACGACGGCGAAGTGGCGGAGATCGAAGCGCTGATCAAACAGCGTAACGAAGCGCGTGCCGCCAAGGACTGGGCGCTGGCGGACGCCGCTCGCGATCGCTTGAACGAGATGAACATCGTGCTGGAAGACGGGCCGCAGGGCACCACCTGGCGCCGTAAGTAA
- a CDS encoding UDP-2,3-diacylglucosamine diphosphatase: MSTLFIADLHLCAQEPAITAGFLRFLRREAVHADALYILGDLFEAWIGDDDPEPLHAEIAAALKALQQAGVPCYFIHGNRDFLLGKRFARASGMQLLPEEKVLELYGRRILILHGDTLCTDDQAYQQFRRKVHNPLIQKLFLALPLRWRLKIAANMRARSQQSNQYKSEAIMDVNPQAVEQTMLRHDVHWMIHGHTHRPAVHRLALSNGEAHRAVLGAWHVEGSMIKVSADAVELIQFPF; encoded by the coding sequence ATGAGTACGCTGTTCATCGCAGATCTGCACTTGTGCGCACAGGAACCGGCAATCACTGCCGGTTTTCTGCGTTTTTTACGGCGCGAAGCGGTGCACGCCGACGCGCTGTACATCCTCGGCGACCTGTTTGAGGCCTGGATCGGCGACGACGATCCCGAGCCGCTGCACGCGGAGATCGCCGCGGCGCTGAAAGCGCTGCAACAGGCCGGCGTGCCCTGCTATTTCATCCACGGCAACCGCGATTTTCTGCTCGGCAAGCGCTTCGCCCGCGCCAGCGGCATGCAGCTGCTGCCGGAAGAAAAAGTGCTGGAGCTGTACGGCCGCAGGATCCTGATCCTGCACGGCGACACCCTGTGCACCGACGATCAAGCCTATCAGCAATTCCGCCGTAAAGTGCACAACCCGCTGATTCAAAAATTGTTCCTCGCGCTGCCGCTGCGCTGGCGACTGAAGATCGCCGCCAACATGCGCGCCCGCAGCCAGCAATCCAACCAGTACAAGTCGGAAGCCATCATGGACGTCAACCCGCAGGCGGTCGAGCAAACGATGCTGCGCCACGACGTGCACTGGATGATCCACGGCCATACCCATCGTCCGGCGGTGCACCGGCTGGCGTTGAGCAACGGCGAAGCCCATCGCGCGGTGCTGGGCGCCTGGCACGTCGAAGGATCGATGATCAAAGTCAGCGCCGACGCCGTCGAGCTGATCCAATTCCCGTTCTGA
- the purE gene encoding 5-(carboxyamino)imidazole ribonucleotide mutase: protein MGANAASAANAGAKIAIVMGSKSDWATMQFAAEVLTQLDVPFHVEVVSAHRTPDKLFSFAEQAAANGFDVIIAGAGGAAHLPGMLAAKTLVPVLGVPVQSAALSGVDSLYSIVQMPRGIPVGTLAIGKAGAANAGLLAMQILALHDAALAQRLADWRQAQTEDVLNHPDPREDA from the coding sequence ATGGGAGCCAACGCCGCTTCAGCCGCCAATGCCGGGGCTAAAATCGCAATTGTAATGGGATCGAAAAGTGACTGGGCCACCATGCAGTTCGCCGCCGAAGTCCTGACCCAGCTCGATGTCCCCTTCCATGTCGAAGTCGTTTCCGCTCACCGCACGCCGGACAAGCTGTTCAGCTTCGCCGAGCAGGCTGCCGCCAACGGCTTTGACGTGATCATCGCCGGCGCCGGCGGTGCCGCGCATCTGCCGGGCATGCTGGCGGCGAAAACGCTGGTGCCGGTGCTGGGTGTGCCGGTGCAAAGCGCCGCGCTGAGCGGCGTGGACAGCCTCTACTCCATCGTGCAGATGCCGCGCGGCATTCCGGTGGGGACGCTGGCGATCGGCAAAGCCGGCGCCGCCAACGCCGGGCTGCTGGCGATGCAGATCCTGGCGCTGCACGATGCCGCGCTGGCGCAGCGTTTGGCGGACTGGCGTCAGGCGCAGACTGAAGACGTTTTGAACCACCCCGATCCGCGGGAGGACGCATGA
- the ybcJ gene encoding ribosome-associated protein YbcJ — translation MEIFNLDNHPHVELCDLLKFQGWCESGGAAKEVIAEGLVKVDGKVETRKRCKIVADQVVEFNGGKVMVKP, via the coding sequence ATGGAAATTTTCAATCTGGACAATCATCCCCACGTCGAACTGTGCGATCTGCTGAAGTTCCAGGGCTGGTGTGAAAGCGGCGGCGCCGCCAAAGAAGTCATCGCCGAAGGGCTGGTGAAAGTCGACGGCAAGGTCGAAACCCGCAAGCGCTGCAAGATCGTCGCCGATCAGGTGGTGGAGTTCAACGGCGGCAAGGTCATGGTTAAACCCTAA
- the folD gene encoding bifunctional methylenetetrahydrofolate dehydrogenase/methenyltetrahydrofolate cyclohydrolase FolD: MSAKIIDGKTIAQQVRNEVAEQVKQRLAAGKRAPGLAVVLVGENPASQIYVASKRRACDEVGFLSRSYDLPAATSEAELLALIDQLNADEEIDGILVQLPLPAGIDNVKVLERIHPDKDVDGFHPYNVGRLCQRAPKLRPCTPRGIVTLLERYNIDTYGLNAVVVGASNIVGRPMSMELLLAGCTTTVTHRFTKNLRHHVENADLLVVAVGKPGFIPGDWIKPGAIVVDVGINRLESGKVVGDVDFDAASERAAYITPVPGGVGPMTVATLIQNTLQACEEYHDVQPK, from the coding sequence ATGTCAGCAAAGATTATTGATGGTAAAACGATTGCGCAGCAGGTTAGAAACGAAGTGGCTGAGCAAGTGAAACAACGTCTGGCGGCCGGCAAGCGCGCGCCAGGGCTGGCGGTTGTGCTGGTCGGCGAGAATCCGGCTTCGCAAATTTACGTCGCCAGCAAGCGCCGCGCCTGCGATGAAGTCGGCTTCCTCTCCCGCTCCTACGACCTGCCCGCTGCCACCAGTGAAGCCGAGCTGCTGGCGTTGATCGACCAGCTGAACGCCGATGAGGAAATCGACGGCATTCTGGTGCAGCTGCCGTTGCCGGCCGGCATCGATAACGTCAAAGTGCTGGAACGCATCCATCCGGACAAAGACGTCGACGGCTTCCACCCGTACAACGTCGGCCGCCTGTGCCAGCGCGCGCCCAAGCTGCGCCCATGCACGCCGCGCGGCATCGTCACCCTGCTGGAGCGTTATAACATCGATACCTACGGCCTGAACGCCGTGGTGGTCGGCGCCTCCAACATCGTCGGCCGCCCGATGAGCATGGAGCTGCTGCTGGCCGGCTGCACCACCACCGTCACCCACCGCTTCACCAAAAATCTGCGTCATCACGTCGAGAACGCCGATCTGCTGGTGGTGGCGGTCGGCAAACCGGGCTTCATTCCGGGCGACTGGATCAAACCGGGCGCCATCGTGGTGGACGTCGGCATCAACCGTCTGGAAAGCGGTAAAGTGGTGGGCGATGTCGATTTCGACGCCGCCAGCGAGCGCGCCGCCTACATCACCCCGGTGCCGGGTGGCGTTGGCCCGATGACCGTGGCTACACTGATCCAAAATACCTTGCAGGCCTGCGAGGAATATCACGACGTTCAACCTAAATAA
- the purK gene encoding 5-(carboxyamino)imidazole ribonucleotide synthase, whose translation MKPVCVLGNGQLGRMLRQAGEPLGIAVYPVGIDAEPEAVPYQNSVITAEIERWPETALTRELATHSAFVNRDIFPRLADRLTQKQLLDQLGLATAPWQLLASAAEWPQVFAALGELAIVKRRVGGYDGRGQWRLRPGQEAELPADAYGECIVEQGINFSGEVSLVGARGHDGRSVFYPLTHNLHEDGILRASVALPQPNPALQQQAEQMLAAILNELNYVGVMAMECFIVGDRLLINELAPRVHNSGHWTQNGASISQFELHLRAILGLPLPQPVVSTPSVMVNLIGTAVNEQWLSLPLVHLHWYEKEVRPGRKVGHLNLNDPNTADLRQALQALAPLLPGEYQSGLAWAQQKLA comes from the coding sequence ATGAAGCCGGTTTGCGTATTGGGCAACGGTCAGCTGGGGCGCATGCTGCGCCAGGCCGGCGAACCGCTGGGCATCGCCGTCTACCCTGTCGGCATCGATGCCGAACCCGAGGCGGTGCCGTATCAGAACAGCGTCATTACCGCCGAGATTGAACGCTGGCCGGAAACCGCGCTGACGCGCGAACTGGCGACTCACAGCGCCTTCGTCAACCGCGACATCTTCCCGCGTTTGGCGGATCGCCTGACGCAAAAGCAGCTGCTCGATCAACTCGGCCTGGCGACCGCGCCGTGGCAGCTGCTGGCGAGCGCCGCCGAATGGCCGCAGGTGTTCGCTGCGCTGGGCGAGCTGGCGATCGTCAAACGCCGGGTCGGCGGCTATGACGGCCGCGGCCAGTGGCGCTTGCGCCCGGGCCAGGAAGCCGAACTGCCGGCCGATGCCTATGGCGAGTGCATCGTCGAGCAAGGCATCAATTTCTCCGGCGAAGTGTCGCTGGTGGGCGCGCGCGGCCACGACGGCCGTTCGGTCTTCTACCCGCTGACCCACAACCTGCATGAAGACGGCATCCTGCGCGCCAGCGTGGCGCTGCCGCAGCCCAATCCGGCGCTGCAGCAACAGGCCGAGCAGATGCTGGCGGCGATCCTGAACGAGCTGAACTACGTCGGCGTGATGGCGATGGAGTGCTTTATCGTCGGCGATCGACTGTTGATCAACGAACTGGCGCCGCGCGTGCACAACAGCGGCCACTGGACGCAAAACGGCGCATCCATCAGCCAGTTCGAGCTGCACCTGCGCGCCATCCTCGGCCTGCCGCTGCCGCAGCCGGTGGTGAGCACGCCGTCGGTGATGGTCAACCTGATCGGCACCGCCGTCAACGAACAGTGGCTGTCGCTGCCGCTGGTGCATCTGCACTGGTATGAGAAAGAGGTGCGCCCTGGCCGCAAGGTCGGCCACCTCAATCTGAACGACCCGAACACCGCCGATCTGCGCCAGGCGCTGCAAGCGCTGGCACCGCTGCTGCCGGGCGAATACCAAAGCGGGCTGGCCTGGGCACAGCAGAAGCTGGCCTAA